A genomic stretch from Schaalia odontolytica includes:
- a CDS encoding ParA family protein: protein MHVIAIANQKGGVGKTATAFHLANALAHDGHRVLVVDLDPQANASSLLASPPLVENQAGVANALSAHSDLSLPDIITTTMWDRVFLAPSGGEALAAVRDELVIAGPGREARLAEQLALVEEDFDVVLIDCAPALDLLTSNALTAADGVLIVTQSKLLSTTGLAHLLDTVGVVRHYLNSALSVVGVLVNMHEAGTVAGSHWLDDVRDACNSKGLPLFEPPIPRRVVISDAAEAQMGLDEYPGAPAELSEMYAHHSATMLTNLEENGR from the coding sequence ATGCACGTCATCGCGATCGCCAATCAGAAGGGCGGGGTCGGCAAGACAGCGACTGCCTTCCACCTCGCTAACGCCCTGGCCCACGACGGCCACCGCGTCCTGGTTGTCGACCTGGATCCCCAGGCCAACGCCAGCTCGCTTCTGGCTTCCCCTCCGCTGGTTGAGAATCAGGCAGGAGTGGCCAACGCCTTGTCGGCGCACTCTGATCTCTCGCTCCCCGACATCATTACGACCACCATGTGGGACCGCGTATTCCTGGCCCCGTCGGGAGGGGAGGCCTTGGCAGCTGTGCGCGATGAGCTAGTCATCGCTGGCCCTGGCCGCGAAGCGCGGCTCGCTGAACAACTCGCGCTTGTCGAAGAGGACTTCGACGTGGTTCTGATCGACTGTGCACCGGCCCTGGACCTACTGACCTCGAATGCGCTGACCGCGGCCGACGGTGTACTCATCGTTACTCAGTCGAAGCTATTGTCGACAACGGGATTGGCGCACCTGCTCGACACTGTGGGTGTCGTTCGCCATTACCTCAACTCGGCCCTCAGCGTCGTTGGGGTCCTGGTAAACATGCATGAGGCGGGTACCGTTGCTGGCTCTCATTGGCTTGATGACGTGCGAGACGCCTGCAACTCGAAGGGGCTTCCTCTGTTCGAGCCTCCGATTCCTCGGCGCGTGGTGATCTCCGATGCTGCGGAGGCCCAAATGGGCCTCGACGAGTACCCCGGCGCCCCCGCCGAGTTGTCGGAGATGTACGCCCACCACAGTGCAACGATGCTCACCAACCTTGAGGAGAACGGCCGATGA
- a CDS encoding tyrosine-type recombinase/integrase produces the protein METLETMSTHHHVLELPTPLMWEGHVDNFIVFLRSQGLVATSIHTKRNHVLQLARAFPDIPPTELDPGSLVEWCGLRTWANETRHAYYSTFRKFFGWLDSTHHCGNISTVLPRIRRPSGVPRPIPDSILAHCVDNASPRDALILRLAAEAGLRCVEIAQVEADDVYEDADGWSLFVRGKGGRTRTVPITTDLAQAIITCCATTGQYAFPGRCSGHMAANSVSQIGRRVLPGTWTLHKLRHRYATKAYSAEHELLIVRELLGHASLQTTVRYIAPSPRARDAVLAATRIQSPASPNSPALPASPD, from the coding sequence ATGGAAACGTTGGAGACCATGAGCACTCATCATCATGTCTTGGAACTACCGACCCCTCTCATGTGGGAGGGCCACGTTGACAACTTCATCGTCTTCCTGCGCTCTCAGGGACTCGTTGCGACTTCAATCCACACTAAGCGCAACCATGTACTCCAACTGGCCCGCGCGTTCCCCGATATTCCTCCCACAGAACTCGATCCCGGCTCCCTGGTTGAGTGGTGCGGCCTGCGAACCTGGGCAAACGAAACGAGACATGCCTACTACAGCACGTTCCGGAAGTTCTTCGGGTGGCTCGACTCCACACACCACTGCGGCAATATTTCCACGGTACTCCCCCGCATCCGCCGCCCCTCAGGAGTTCCACGCCCCATACCTGACTCCATCCTGGCGCACTGCGTCGATAACGCAAGTCCACGTGACGCTCTCATTTTGCGGTTGGCCGCCGAGGCTGGCCTGCGGTGCGTGGAGATCGCTCAAGTCGAGGCCGACGATGTCTACGAGGATGCCGACGGGTGGAGCCTTTTCGTCCGAGGAAAGGGAGGTCGCACGCGAACTGTGCCGATCACGACCGACCTGGCCCAGGCAATCATCACCTGCTGCGCAACAACTGGACAGTACGCGTTTCCTGGACGTTGTAGCGGCCATATGGCCGCCAACTCCGTCTCGCAAATCGGACGCCGGGTTTTGCCCGGCACCTGGACACTGCACAAGTTGCGCCATCGGTATGCAACGAAGGCGTACTCGGCCGAGCACGAACTGCTCATTGTTCGTGAGCTCCTCGGACACGCGTCGCTCCAGACGACCGTCCGCTATATCGCGCCATCCCCTCGAGCTCGCGACGCGGTTCTCGCAGCAACACGCATCCAATCGCCAGCATCTCCAAATAGCCCGGCATTGCCAGCGTCGCCAGATTAA
- the rpoB gene encoding DNA-directed RNA polymerase subunit beta: protein MAANSTAKQPKHRISFAKLREPLQAPNLLGLQVESFDWLLGNDAWKARVEAAQASGRNDVPDVSGLEEIFHEISPIEDVAGTMSLSFHDHRLESPKYSMEEAKAKDYTYSAPMYVTAEFMNYETGEIKSQTVFMGDFPLMTPRGTFIINGTERVVVSQLVRSPGVYFEKLSDRSSDKETFGAKIIPSRGAWLEFEIDKRDSVGVRIDRKRKQSVTHFLKAIGMTESEIRDTFAAYPVLLETLEKDTVATQEEALLDIYRKLRPGEPANVDAAQTLLNNFYFDSRRYDLAKVGRYKINKKLAIEADPKASTLSLEDIVATVKYLLALHQGDKTFAGTRNGEAVEVRVEVDDIDNFANRRIRAVGELIQGQVRTGLARMERTVRERMTTQETDSITPQTLINIRPVVAAIKEFFGTSQLSQFMDQNNPLAGLTHKRRLSALGPGGLSRDRAGMEVRDVHPSHYGRMCPIESPEGPNIGLIGSLATFARINPFGFIETPYRVVKDGKVTDEIRYLTADDEKGHYIAQASSPLNADGSFAENDVLCRVAGEDPTLIARDRVDYMDVSARQMVSVAAAFIPFLEHDDANRALMGANMQRQAVPLLTTEAPLVGTGMEMRAAHDSGEMILAAHSGVVSEVSADLIVVSTDEGGRDSYRLEKFERSNPGNCTNQRVIVDEGDRVEAGDVLADGPATSNGEVALGKNLLVAYMSWEGLNYEDAIILSRRVVEEDILTSIHIEEYEVDARETKLGEEEITRDIPNVSEESLADLDERGIIRIGAEVTAGDILVGKVTPKGETELTSEERLLRAIFGEKAREVRDTSLRVPHGEEGIVIGVREFNDDEDDLNPGVRQTVRVYVAQRRKITIGDKMAGRHGNKGVVSKILPVEDMPFLADGTPVDIILNPLGVPGRMNVGQVLEYHLGWLAHQGWDASSAVKAGEEWAAHLPADGITTEPGTHVSTPVFDGLEADELAGLLRNVNPNRDGDVLTNYEGKARLFDGRSGEPFPYPISVGYTYMLKLHHLVDDKIHARSTGPYSMITQQPLGGKAQFGGQRFGEMEVWALEAYGAAYALQELLTIKSDDTTGRVKVYEAIVKGEDIPEPGIPESFRVLIQEMRSLCLNVEALDAAGNVIDLREQDEDFNAREDLGITLDARPNAAATIDAI, encoded by the coding sequence TTGGCTGCCAACAGCACCGCCAAACAGCCCAAGCACCGCATCTCGTTCGCCAAGCTTCGTGAACCCCTCCAGGCCCCCAATCTGCTGGGCCTGCAGGTCGAGAGCTTCGACTGGCTGCTGGGCAACGACGCGTGGAAGGCCCGCGTCGAAGCCGCACAGGCATCCGGCCGTAACGACGTTCCCGACGTCTCCGGCCTCGAAGAAATCTTCCACGAGATTTCCCCCATCGAGGACGTCGCAGGCACCATGAGCCTGTCGTTCCACGACCACCGCCTCGAATCCCCCAAGTACTCCATGGAGGAAGCCAAGGCGAAGGACTACACGTACTCCGCACCGATGTACGTGACCGCCGAGTTCATGAACTACGAGACCGGCGAAATCAAGTCCCAGACCGTGTTCATGGGCGACTTCCCGCTCATGACCCCCCGCGGTACCTTCATCATCAACGGCACCGAGCGTGTCGTCGTCTCCCAGCTCGTGCGTTCCCCCGGCGTGTACTTCGAGAAACTCTCGGACCGCTCGTCGGACAAGGAAACCTTCGGCGCGAAGATCATCCCCTCGCGCGGCGCATGGCTCGAGTTCGAGATCGACAAGCGCGACTCTGTTGGCGTGCGCATCGACCGCAAGCGTAAGCAGTCGGTGACCCACTTCCTTAAGGCCATCGGCATGACCGAATCCGAGATTCGCGACACCTTCGCCGCCTACCCCGTCCTGCTCGAAACCCTCGAGAAGGACACTGTCGCCACGCAGGAAGAAGCCCTGCTCGACATCTACCGCAAGCTGCGCCCCGGCGAGCCCGCGAACGTCGACGCCGCCCAGACCCTGCTCAACAACTTCTACTTCGACTCTCGTCGCTACGACCTCGCCAAGGTCGGCCGCTACAAGATCAACAAGAAGCTGGCCATCGAAGCAGACCCCAAGGCCTCGACCCTGTCCCTCGAGGACATCGTCGCGACCGTCAAGTACCTCCTCGCCCTGCACCAGGGCGACAAGACCTTCGCCGGCACCCGCAATGGTGAGGCCGTCGAGGTCCGCGTCGAGGTCGACGACATCGACAACTTCGCCAACCGTCGCATCCGCGCCGTCGGCGAGCTCATCCAGGGCCAGGTCCGCACCGGCCTTGCCCGCATGGAACGCACCGTGCGCGAACGCATGACCACCCAGGAGACGGACTCGATCACGCCCCAGACGCTGATCAACATCCGCCCCGTCGTGGCCGCGATCAAGGAGTTCTTCGGAACCTCCCAGCTCAGCCAGTTCATGGACCAGAACAACCCCCTCGCCGGCCTGACCCACAAGCGCCGTCTGTCGGCCCTCGGCCCCGGCGGCCTGTCTCGTGACCGCGCGGGCATGGAGGTTCGAGACGTCCACCCCTCGCACTACGGCCGTATGTGCCCGATCGAGTCCCCCGAAGGTCCGAACATCGGCCTCATCGGCTCGCTCGCGACTTTCGCGCGCATCAACCCCTTCGGCTTCATTGAGACGCCCTACCGCGTCGTCAAGGACGGCAAGGTCACCGACGAGATCCGCTACCTCACCGCGGACGACGAGAAGGGCCACTACATCGCCCAGGCCTCGTCGCCCCTCAACGCCGACGGCTCCTTCGCCGAGAACGACGTCCTGTGCCGTGTTGCCGGCGAGGACCCGACCCTGATCGCCCGCGATCGCGTCGACTACATGGACGTCTCCGCGCGTCAGATGGTATCGGTCGCCGCGGCCTTCATTCCCTTCCTCGAGCACGACGACGCTAACCGAGCCCTCATGGGCGCGAACATGCAGCGTCAGGCCGTGCCGCTGCTCACCACGGAAGCCCCGCTGGTCGGCACCGGCATGGAGATGCGCGCCGCGCACGACTCCGGCGAAATGATCCTCGCTGCGCACTCCGGCGTCGTTTCCGAGGTCTCCGCGGACCTGATCGTCGTCTCCACGGACGAGGGCGGCCGCGACTCCTACCGCCTCGAGAAGTTCGAGCGCTCCAACCCCGGTAACTGCACCAACCAGCGCGTTATCGTGGACGAGGGCGACCGCGTCGAGGCCGGCGACGTCCTGGCCGACGGCCCCGCCACCTCCAACGGCGAGGTCGCGCTCGGCAAGAACCTCCTCGTCGCCTACATGTCGTGGGAAGGCCTCAACTACGAGGACGCCATCATCCTGAGCCGCCGCGTCGTGGAAGAAGACATCCTGACCTCGATCCACATCGAGGAATACGAGGTCGACGCCCGCGAGACCAAGCTCGGTGAGGAAGAGATCACCCGCGACATCCCCAACGTCTCCGAGGAATCCCTCGCCGACCTGGACGAGCGCGGCATCATCCGCATCGGTGCCGAGGTCACTGCCGGTGATATCCTCGTCGGTAAGGTCACCCCCAAGGGCGAGACCGAGCTGACCTCCGAAGAGCGCCTCCTGCGCGCCATCTTCGGTGAGAAGGCCCGCGAGGTGCGCGACACCTCCCTGCGCGTCCCCCACGGCGAAGAAGGCATCGTCATCGGGGTGCGCGAATTCAACGACGACGAAGACGACCTCAACCCCGGCGTCCGCCAGACCGTGCGCGTCTACGTCGCCCAGCGACGCAAGATCACGATCGGCGACAAGATGGCCGGCCGCCACGGCAACAAGGGCGTCGTGTCCAAGATCCTCCCGGTCGAGGACATGCCCTTCCTCGCCGACGGCACGCCCGTCGACATCATCCTCAACCCGCTGGGCGTCCCCGGCCGAATGAACGTCGGCCAGGTGCTCGAGTACCACCTCGGTTGGCTCGCCCACCAGGGCTGGGACGCCTCGTCCGCGGTCAAGGCCGGCGAAGAGTGGGCAGCGCACCTGCCCGCCGACGGCATCACGACCGAGCCCGGCACTCACGTCTCCACCCCCGTGTTCGACGGCCTCGAGGCCGACGAGCTCGCGGGCCTGCTGCGCAACGTGAACCCGAACCGCGACGGCGACGTCCTCACTAACTACGAGGGCAAGGCGCGCCTGTTCGACGGCCGCTCCGGCGAGCCGTTCCCGTACCCGATCTCGGTGGGCTACACCTACATGCTCAAGCTTCACCACCTGGTCGACGACAAGATCCACGCCCGCTCCACGGGCCCGTACTCGATGATCACGCAGCAGCCGCTGGGCGGTAAGGCCCAGTTCGGCGGCCAGCGCTTCGGCGAGATGGAGGTGTGGGCCCTGGAAGCCTACGGTGCCGCCTACGCCCTCCAGGAGCTGCTGACCATCAAGTCGGACGACACCACCGGCCGCGTCAAGGTGTACGAGGCCATCGTCAAGGGCGAGGACATCCCCGAGCCCGGCATCCCCGAGTCCTTCCGAGTCCTCATCCAGGAAATGCGCTCGCTGTGCCTGAACGTCGAAGCTCTCGACGCGGCCGGCAACGTTATTGACCTGCGTGAGCAGGACGAAGACTTCAATGCGCGTGAGGACCTGGGCATCACCCTTGATGCCCGTCCGAACGCTGCGGCGACCATCGATGCGATCTGA
- a CDS encoding DNA-directed RNA polymerase subunit beta', with product MLDAKTFDSLKITLATGDDIAVWSHGEVKKPETINYRTLKPERDGLFGEQIFGPTRDWECACGKYKRVRYKGIICEKCGVEVTRSRVRRERMGHIDLAAPVTHIWYFKGVPSRLGYVLNLAPKDLEKVIYFAAYMITEVDEKGRHEDLAELRAELEVQKKQMENNRDATINDFAEQLESDMAALEKDGASQAERERARKQGEREMAKIRRRFDGDIDGLEAVWERFKDLKVGDLEGDERLYRAMVARYGTYFKGDMGAAAIQKRLETFDLEGEVAALRQTIASDSGPRKARAIKRLKVINAFVATGNSPASMVLTKIPVIPPDLRPMVQLDGGRFATSDLNDLYRRVINRNTRLKRLLELGAPEIIVNNEKRMLQESVDALFDNGRRGRPVAGPGNRPLKSISDMLKGKQGRFRQNLLGKRVDYSGRSVIVVGPQLQLHQCGLPKQMALELFKPFVMKRLVEKNYAQNVKAAKRKVERQRPEVWDVLDDVIREHPVLLNRAPTLHRLGIQAFEPQLIEGKAIQLHPLACGAFNADFDGDQMAVHLPLGAEAQAEARILMLSTNNILKPSDGRPVAMPSQDMIIGLFHLTSTPDPSVPVEKDEDGNPVIPYFSSQAEAQMAFDAGNLHLNATARIRFADGTVPPEGWEAPEGWESGDELILETSLGRAIFNEQLPTDYPFVNEVVGKKQLGNIVNTLTQRYPNVLVADCLDALKSAGFHWSTWSGITIAFSDIQASPRKREILARYEAKAAEIVEQFETGIILEETRYEELVKLWLQCTEEVADDMRANFDERNTVYRMVSSGARGNWSQVQQIAGMRGLVSDPKQKLIEQPIKANYREGLTVLEYFIATHGARKGLVDTALRTAESGYLTRRLVDVSQDVIVREADCGTRAGLKVDIAHKNEFGEWEASETIETTAYARNLARDAVNEAGEVVMPAGTDLGDDQLAELVAAGVEQIVCRSVLTCESQVGTCAACYGRSLATGKQVDIGEAVGIIAAQSIGEPGTQLTMRTFHTGGAASAADITQGLPRVQELFEARSPKVEAKMNEAAGRVHIDDEDPSARKVVITRDDGKEDLVIEVSRRQKLLVSEGQHIEAGTPLTEGQLDPKEILRIMGRNVSQKMLVDEVQKVYRDQGVGIHAKHIEVIVRQMLRRVTILEPGDTTFMPGELVDRMAYLTQNRRVAAEGGQPASGRQMLMGITKASLATDSWLSAASFQETTKVLTEAAMNGKSDSLVGLKENVILGKLIPAGTGLSRYNDVIVEPTAEAMANSNYSEADFGDGSVSEDFLDALGAIDFGMNFRE from the coding sequence TTGCTGGACGCCAAAACGTTCGACAGCCTGAAGATCACCCTGGCCACCGGCGACGACATCGCCGTCTGGAGCCACGGTGAGGTTAAGAAGCCGGAGACCATCAACTACCGTACGCTCAAGCCCGAGCGCGACGGCCTGTTCGGTGAGCAGATCTTCGGCCCCACCCGCGACTGGGAGTGCGCGTGTGGCAAGTACAAGCGCGTGCGCTACAAGGGCATCATCTGCGAGAAGTGTGGAGTTGAGGTCACTCGCTCCCGCGTCCGCCGTGAGCGCATGGGTCATATCGACCTCGCTGCGCCCGTCACGCACATCTGGTACTTCAAGGGTGTTCCCTCGCGCCTGGGCTACGTGCTCAACCTCGCGCCTAAGGACCTCGAGAAGGTCATCTACTTCGCTGCCTACATGATCACCGAGGTCGACGAAAAGGGTCGCCACGAGGATCTGGCTGAACTGCGCGCCGAACTCGAGGTGCAGAAGAAGCAGATGGAGAACAACCGCGACGCGACGATCAACGACTTCGCGGAGCAGCTCGAGTCCGACATGGCCGCCCTGGAAAAGGACGGTGCCTCGCAGGCCGAGCGCGAGCGCGCCCGCAAGCAGGGCGAGCGCGAGATGGCCAAGATTCGTCGCCGCTTCGACGGCGACATCGACGGCCTCGAGGCCGTGTGGGAGCGCTTCAAGGACCTCAAGGTCGGCGACCTCGAGGGCGACGAGCGCCTCTACCGTGCGATGGTGGCTCGCTACGGCACCTACTTCAAGGGCGACATGGGCGCTGCCGCCATCCAGAAGCGCCTGGAGACCTTCGACCTGGAAGGCGAGGTCGCAGCACTGCGTCAGACCATCGCCTCCGACTCCGGCCCGCGTAAGGCCCGCGCCATCAAGCGCCTGAAGGTCATCAACGCCTTCGTTGCGACCGGCAACTCGCCGGCCTCGATGGTCCTCACCAAGATCCCCGTGATCCCGCCGGACCTGCGCCCCATGGTTCAGCTCGACGGTGGCCGCTTCGCGACCTCCGACCTCAACGACCTGTACCGTCGCGTCATCAACCGCAACACCCGACTCAAGCGTCTGCTCGAGCTGGGTGCCCCCGAGATCATCGTCAACAACGAGAAGCGCATGCTTCAGGAGTCCGTTGACGCCCTCTTCGACAACGGCCGCCGTGGCCGCCCCGTCGCGGGCCCGGGCAACCGTCCGCTGAAGTCGATCTCGGACATGCTCAAGGGTAAGCAGGGTCGTTTCCGTCAGAACCTGCTCGGTAAGCGCGTCGACTACTCGGGTCGTTCCGTTATCGTCGTCGGCCCGCAGCTGCAGCTGCACCAGTGTGGTCTGCCCAAGCAGATGGCCCTGGAGCTGTTTAAGCCCTTCGTCATGAAGCGCCTGGTCGAAAAGAACTACGCGCAAAACGTCAAGGCCGCCAAGCGCAAGGTCGAGCGTCAGCGCCCCGAGGTGTGGGACGTCCTCGACGACGTCATCCGCGAGCACCCGGTGCTGCTCAACCGCGCACCTACGCTGCACCGCCTCGGCATCCAGGCGTTCGAGCCCCAGCTGATTGAGGGTAAGGCCATCCAGCTGCACCCCCTCGCCTGTGGCGCCTTCAACGCTGACTTCGACGGCGACCAGATGGCTGTCCACCTGCCGCTGGGCGCTGAGGCACAGGCCGAGGCCCGCATCCTCATGCTGTCGACGAACAACATCCTCAAGCCCTCCGACGGACGCCCCGTGGCCATGCCGTCGCAGGACATGATCATCGGTCTGTTCCACCTGACCTCGACTCCCGACCCGTCGGTGCCCGTCGAGAAGGACGAAGACGGAAACCCCGTGATTCCGTACTTCTCCAGTCAGGCGGAGGCCCAGATGGCGTTCGACGCCGGCAACCTCCACCTGAACGCGACCGCGCGCATCCGTTTCGCCGACGGCACCGTGCCTCCCGAGGGCTGGGAAGCCCCCGAGGGGTGGGAGAGCGGCGACGAGCTGATCCTCGAGACCAGCCTCGGCCGCGCGATCTTCAACGAGCAGCTGCCCACCGACTACCCGTTCGTCAACGAGGTCGTCGGCAAGAAGCAGCTCGGCAACATCGTGAACACGCTGACCCAGCGTTACCCGAACGTTCTCGTGGCGGACTGCCTCGACGCGCTCAAGTCGGCCGGCTTCCACTGGTCGACCTGGTCGGGTATCACGATTGCCTTCTCCGACATTCAGGCCTCGCCGCGTAAGCGCGAGATCCTGGCCCGCTACGAGGCCAAGGCCGCCGAGATCGTCGAGCAGTTCGAGACGGGTATCATCCTCGAGGAGACCCGCTACGAGGAGCTCGTGAAGCTGTGGCTGCAGTGCACCGAAGAGGTCGCCGACGACATGCGCGCGAACTTCGACGAGCGCAACACCGTGTACCGCATGGTGAGCTCCGGTGCCCGTGGTAACTGGTCGCAGGTCCAGCAGATCGCCGGTATGCGTGGCCTCGTGTCCGACCCGAAGCAGAAGCTGATCGAGCAGCCCATTAAGGCGAACTACCGCGAGGGCCTGACGGTTCTCGAGTACTTCATCGCCACGCACGGTGCCCGTAAGGGTCTGGTCGATACGGCTCTGCGTACCGCCGAGTCGGGCTACCTGACCCGTCGTCTGGTTGATGTTTCGCAGGACGTGATCGTCCGTGAGGCCGACTGTGGCACTCGCGCCGGCCTGAAGGTCGACATCGCGCACAAGAACGAGTTTGGTGAGTGGGAGGCGTCCGAGACCATCGAGACGACCGCCTACGCCCGTAACCTCGCCCGCGACGCGGTGAACGAGGCCGGAGAGGTCGTCATGCCCGCGGGCACCGACCTGGGTGATGACCAGCTCGCCGAGCTTGTTGCCGCCGGCGTCGAGCAGATCGTCTGCCGTTCCGTCCTCACCTGTGAGTCGCAGGTTGGCACCTGCGCGGCCTGCTACGGTCGCTCGCTGGCCACCGGCAAGCAGGTCGACATCGGCGAGGCCGTCGGCATCATCGCCGCCCAGTCGATCGGTGAGCCCGGCACGCAGCTGACGATGCGTACGTTCCACACCGGTGGTGCCGCCTCCGCTGCGGATATTACTCAGGGTCTGCCCCGTGTTCAGGAACTCTTCGAGGCCCGTAGCCCGAAGGTCGAGGCGAAGATGAACGAGGCCGCCGGCCGCGTCCACATTGACGACGAAGACCCGAGCGCGCGTAAGGTCGTCATCACCCGTGACGACGGCAAGGAAGACCTGGTCATCGAGGTCTCGCGTCGCCAGAAGCTCCTCGTCTCCGAGGGCCAGCACATCGAGGCCGGCACCCCCCTGACGGAGGGCCAGCTGGATCCCAAGGAAATCCTGCGCATCATGGGTCGCAACGTGTCCCAGAAGATGCTCGTGGACGAGGTCCAGAAGGTCTACCGCGACCAGGGCGTGGGCATTCACGCCAAGCACATCGAGGTTATCGTCCGTCAGATGCTGCGCCGCGTCACCATCCTGGAACCCGGCGACACGACGTTCATGCCCGGTGAGCTCGTCGACCGCATGGCGTACCTGACGCAGAACCGTCGCGTCGCAGCCGAGGGCGGCCAGCCCGCCTCCGGCCGCCAGATGCTGATGGGCATCACGAAGGCGTCGCTGGCCACGGATTCGTGGCTGTCGGCTGCGTCCTTCCAGGAGACCACCAAGGTCCTGACCGAGGCCGCCATGAACGGCAAGTCGGACTCCCTGGTTGGTCTCAAGGAGAACGTCATCCTCGGTAAGCTCATCCCGGCCGGCACCGGCCTGTCGCGCTACAACGACGTCATCGTTGAGCCGACGGCTGAGGCCATGGCGAACTCGAACTACTCCGAGGCAGACTTCGGTGACGGCTCCGTGTCCGAGGACTTCCTCGACGCGTTGGGCGCCATCGACTTCGGCATGAACTTCCGCGAGTAA